One segment of Clostridium ljungdahlii DSM 13528 DNA contains the following:
- the cps2T gene encoding beta 1-4 rhamnosyltransferase Cps2T — MKNIFIIGSKGIPARYGGFETFVDKLTFHKKNIDIKYHVACLAEDEKEFEYNNARCFNVKVKNIGSARAVLYDIKALKMAEKYIKKNNLKDSIIYILACRIGPFLAFYKKKLEKQGIKVYVNPDGHEWKRSKWNKAVKAYWKYSERLMVRHADFLVCDSLGIEEYVKEEYKEYNPNTTFIAYGADIKKSTLPDGDPKLLNWFYKNGIKSKQYYLIVGRFVPENNYEVMIREIMASKTDKDLVIITNVEKNKFYDELLLKTHFDKDKRIKFVGTVYDQELIKKIRENAYAYIHGHEVGGTNPSLLEALASTQLNLLVDVNFNREVGRDGAIYFKKSRGDLSTLIKEIDKLDISNINKLSENAKNRIISSYSWNKIVNDYEELFGI; from the coding sequence ATGAAAAATATTTTTATTATAGGTTCAAAAGGCATACCTGCAAGATATGGTGGTTTTGAGACATTTGTTGATAAACTTACTTTTCATAAAAAAAATATTGATATTAAGTATCATGTAGCATGTTTGGCAGAAGATGAAAAAGAGTTTGAATATAATAATGCACGATGCTTCAATGTTAAAGTAAAGAATATAGGAAGTGCTAGGGCCGTTCTATATGATATAAAGGCATTAAAAATGGCTGAAAAATATATAAAGAAAAATAATTTAAAAGATTCTATTATTTATATACTAGCTTGTAGAATAGGTCCCTTTTTAGCTTTTTATAAAAAAAAATTAGAGAAGCAGGGCATTAAAGTATATGTTAATCCTGATGGACATGAATGGAAAAGGAGCAAGTGGAACAAAGCAGTAAAAGCATACTGGAAATATTCTGAAAGACTAATGGTAAGGCATGCAGATTTTTTAGTATGTGATTCACTTGGAATTGAAGAATATGTAAAGGAAGAGTATAAAGAGTATAATCCTAATACTACATTTATAGCTTATGGTGCAGATATCAAAAAATCAACTTTACCAGATGGTGATCCAAAGCTATTAAATTGGTTTTATAAAAATGGTATTAAATCTAAACAATACTATTTGATTGTTGGAAGATTTGTTCCTGAAAATAATTATGAAGTTATGATTAGAGAAATTATGGCATCAAAAACTGATAAAGATTTAGTTATTATAACTAATGTTGAAAAAAATAAGTTTTATGATGAGTTATTATTAAAAACCCACTTTGATAAAGATAAACGTATAAAGTTTGTTGGTACAGTTTATGATCAGGAGTTAATTAAAAAAATCAGAGAAAATGCCTATGCTTATATACACGGCCATGAAGTAGGGGGAACAAATCCTTCCTTATTAGAAGCTTTAGCAAGTACTCAGTTAAATTTACTTGTAGATGTTAATTTTAATAGGGAAGTTGGCAGGGATGGAGCTATTTACTTTAAGAAAAGTAGGGGTGACTTGTCAACCTTAATTAAAGAAATAGATAAATTGGATATAAGTAATATTAATAAATTATCTGAAAATGCTAAAAATAGAATAATTAGTAGTTACTCATGGAATAAGATTGTAAACGACTATGAAGAATTATTTGGTATTTAG
- a CDS encoding glycosyltransferase family 4 protein produces MKIGIDAHVIGDKSGGNETYYRNLIEQITKLITDEEIYLYFNDLKKSSLINIDNENNIKIKSFKTSNAVKRYMKYLPDYVQKDKLDVLHLQYFPAIRKKCKIIGTIHDISFEHYPQYFTKKNLLMNKILIPALAKQADKILTVSNFSKQDISNKYGIDPDKIVVTYLAASEKYKVIKNYELLSQVRKKFNINGEFLLTVGNLQPRKNLSRLFTAYINLRNKKMIDEKLVVVGKKAWLFNDIFKFVNESKYKDDIIFTDYVSEEDLALLYNAAKLFVYPSVFEGFGLPPLEAMSCGTPVVTSNITSIPEVTGNAAVLFNPWNVEDMEEKIVTTINNKDMINKLSELGLKRSLDFSWKKTAQITLEAYHGMVT; encoded by the coding sequence ATGAAAATAGGAATTGATGCACATGTTATAGGTGATAAATCCGGAGGTAATGAAACATATTATAGAAATTTGATAGAGCAAATAACTAAATTAATTACAGATGAAGAAATTTATTTATATTTCAATGATTTAAAAAAATCATCACTTATTAATATTGACAATGAAAATAATATTAAAATAAAAAGTTTTAAGACTTCTAATGCAGTTAAGAGATATATGAAGTATTTACCGGATTATGTGCAAAAGGATAAACTTGATGTACTTCACTTACAGTATTTTCCGGCAATAAGGAAAAAGTGCAAGATTATAGGCACTATACATGATATTTCTTTTGAACATTATCCACAGTATTTTACTAAAAAAAATTTATTGATGAATAAGATTTTGATACCTGCTTTGGCAAAACAGGCTGATAAAATTTTAACTGTTTCCAATTTTTCAAAGCAGGATATTAGCAATAAATATGGAATTGATCCTGATAAAATTGTTGTTACGTATTTAGCTGCCAGTGAAAAATATAAGGTTATAAAGAATTATGAATTATTATCACAAGTCAGGAAAAAATTCAACATTAATGGAGAATTTCTTTTAACTGTAGGAAATCTTCAGCCAAGAAAAAATTTAAGCAGATTATTTACTGCTTATATCAACTTGAGAAATAAAAAAATGATTGATGAAAAACTTGTTGTTGTTGGTAAAAAAGCCTGGTTATTTAACGATATTTTCAAGTTTGTCAATGAATCAAAATATAAGGATGATATAATTTTTACGGATTATGTGTCAGAAGAAGATTTAGCATTACTTTATAATGCAGCTAAATTATTTGTATATCCGTCTGTATTCGAAGGCTTTGGACTGCCGCCTTTAGAAGCAATGTCATGTGGAACCCCTGTTGTTACTTCAAATATTACTTCTATACCTGAAGTAACAGGAAATGCAGCAGTTTTATTTAATCCATGGAATGTGGAAGATATGGAAGAAAAAATTGTTACTACAATAAATAATAAGGATATGATCAATAAATTAAGTGAACTGGGATTAAAAAGATCACTGGATTTTTCTTGGAAAAAAACTGCCCAAATAACATTGGAGGCATACCATGGAATGGTTACTTAG
- a CDS encoding O-antigen polymerase, translating into MEWLLSILFVTHQFFGGNFDLFYIMASLLILKDILFFRYRNISTTFIFLLPIIIIYILQILMLHDLNVEKGIASVGKMFLCLYLLNTVKNNFSRIDVTKLYKYAVLLLMLLFVISLFVKTDVFWIFNDLTNKFLTTRLKLLYIEPSELSFHAAVLALFILFYNNNCEKLFINYENLLYLVILLVIMAYSGGLGGIVLVLFTVIFILGRDNLKKSTVGRKIIYIYVILCMIPIIFIFVNYFQSSIVLRLQAIMSGSDSSFNYRVFKGFNGMKACLESNPFLGIGFGNLNTDYYEYMLLSYGLVSKIANSFMYAIAEGGLLLLFYLGCLFVYMWKHINKDTFKYALLIFIFLYQIGGGYFTNPINWIIYGVILSNSAKERSEVS; encoded by the coding sequence ATGGAATGGTTACTTAGTATTTTATTTGTTACACATCAATTTTTCGGGGGTAATTTTGACCTCTTTTATATAATGGCTTCGTTATTGATATTAAAAGATATCCTTTTTTTTAGATATCGTAATATATCAACTACATTTATATTTTTACTGCCCATAATCATTATATATATACTCCAAATTCTTATGCTGCATGATTTGAATGTTGAAAAAGGAATAGCATCTGTAGGTAAGATGTTCTTATGTTTATATTTATTAAATACAGTAAAAAATAATTTTAGCAGAATTGATGTTACTAAACTATATAAATATGCTGTGTTACTATTGATGTTACTATTTGTTATCAGCTTATTTGTGAAAACAGATGTTTTTTGGATATTTAATGATTTAACTAATAAATTCCTTACAACCAGATTAAAACTTTTATATATAGAGCCTAGTGAATTATCATTTCATGCTGCAGTTTTAGCCTTATTTATCTTATTTTACAATAATAATTGCGAGAAGCTTTTTATAAACTATGAGAATTTATTATATTTAGTTATCCTTTTAGTAATTATGGCATATTCAGGTGGTTTAGGTGGAATTGTACTAGTTTTATTTACAGTTATATTTATATTGGGTCGTGATAATTTAAAAAAATCTACAGTTGGAAGAAAAATTATATATATATATGTAATCCTATGTATGATTCCAATAATTTTTATTTTCGTTAACTATTTTCAGAGTTCTATAGTATTAAGGCTTCAAGCTATTATGAGCGGATCGGATTCTTCTTTTAACTATAGGGTATTTAAAGGATTTAATGGAATGAAAGCATGTTTAGAGTCTAATCCATTTTTAGGAATTGGCTTTGGAAATCTAAACACGGATTATTATGAATATATGTTGCTTTCATATGGATTAGTAAGTAAGATAGCGAACTCCTTTATGTATGCAATAGCAGAAGGAGGATTATTACTTTTATTTTATCTGGGCTGCCTTTTTGTTTATATGTGGAAACATATTAATAAGGATACTTTTAAATATGCACTATTAATATTCATATTTTTATATCAAATAGGAGGAGGATATTTTACCAATCCAATTAATTGGATTATTTATGGAGTAATATTAAGTAATAGTGCTAAAGAAAGATCAGAGGTGTCATGA
- a CDS encoding acyltransferase has protein sequence MKIKNFLLMLVPISRLKIYLYNKLLHYKIDKSCKIGFSYIDAVYFELGRGSVIGNFNLIKNCSRIVIKENSTILKYNFFKSCKNVIVGSNTVIVRDNKFLHNNNVGLGFGGNIVIGSFTTIVNKHYFDLTDDIYIGDKCTIAGNGTEFWTHGFDLENNRVQGEIKLLNNIYIGAGVKFNFGLKVNSNNVVGMGSILTKSINCEGYLIGGIPAKPISKLNNDKIGYKEIGTINNKKVYRKIVD, from the coding sequence ATGAAAATAAAAAATTTCTTATTAATGCTTGTTCCAATAAGTAGGCTAAAAATATATTTATACAATAAATTATTGCATTATAAAATAGATAAAAGCTGCAAAATTGGATTTTCTTATATTGATGCTGTTTATTTTGAATTAGGAAGAGGAAGTGTTATAGGAAACTTCAATTTAATTAAGAATTGCAGCAGAATAGTAATCAAAGAAAACTCTACAATATTGAAGTATAATTTTTTCAAAAGTTGTAAGAATGTAATTGTTGGAAGTAATACAGTAATTGTAAGAGATAATAAATTCTTACACAATAATAATGTAGGACTTGGATTTGGGGGCAATATTGTTATTGGAAGTTTTACTACTATTGTTAATAAGCATTATTTTGACTTAACAGATGATATTTATATTGGTGATAAGTGCACAATTGCAGGTAATGGCACTGAATTTTGGACACATGGATTTGATCTGGAAAATAATAGAGTTCAAGGTGAAATTAAGTTACTGAACAATATATATATTGGGGCAGGTGTAAAATTTAACTTTGGCTTAAAAGTAAATAGTAACAATGTTGTAGGAATGGGCAGTATATTAACTAAATCAATTAATTGTGAAGGATATTTAATAGGTGGCATTCCGGCAAAACCAATATCAAAATTGAATAATGACAAAATTGGTTACAAAGAAATAGGCACTATTAATAATAAGAAGGTATATAGAAAAATAGTTGATTAA
- a CDS encoding asparagine synthase-related protein has translation MDIGLQDNLFFLNSYDSNVELNGKFIGEQYNFSNIKKDRYNIYFTKTVEYFKHKDRYEILFFSKSKYDIRKLFENLSFIDISVCKELFNYLLYKVDYAIIIIDKVEDKIYSFRTPNGVVPMYYFYKDGTLVMSMHVHSIAKAIKKVEISNFAIEQLYVMDCLMEPYTLYEGVYEIGRVYIYEFNLNNNSLKKEKVYSFKYEINNNMSLEESISTLKNKIIKSHQKRVGSINGIMLSGGIDSNVMCYALKNCTTSSLESFNVSVKNQKNSEAPYAKKVADYFGLKHREVLIDPSDINEKILEDIINLNFPYWGVMYIGSIFKSLKLNGYNIFTGQDTRLHTPYVNILDDMIFRNKISSKVLPFLGKKLAALKFNKKITRALERCKDAEHMEKYLIKYFLHCSIDNNNVNSMLKQEIKENIEYEKLSYQELFNEITWLRWGQQYTDDIKYMDSLCNHYYNTCQFPFYDIKLAEVSASIPFKYSNKRYIGKSGFGNGFTINNKYLLMRMLKDENVPINLAGRKKAVSSTIHLYFNDQFGKIVKGRLNDSTLLNNSTIINLGLDKLINQFCSENRIYGDMDYSYLIKIYNVFVLDVLKSYIE, from the coding sequence TTGGATATAGGATTACAGGATAATTTATTTTTTCTAAATTCTTATGATAGTAATGTAGAGTTAAATGGCAAATTTATTGGAGAGCAATATAATTTTAGTAATATAAAAAAAGATAGGTACAATATATATTTCACTAAAACAGTTGAATATTTTAAACATAAGGATAGATATGAAATCCTGTTTTTTTCCAAGAGCAAGTATGATATAAGAAAATTATTTGAAAATTTAAGCTTTATAGATATTAGTGTCTGCAAAGAGTTATTTAATTATTTATTATATAAAGTTGACTATGCAATTATTATTATAGATAAAGTAGAAGATAAAATATATAGTTTCAGAACACCAAATGGTGTTGTACCTATGTATTATTTTTATAAAGATGGCACATTGGTTATGTCAATGCATGTTCATAGTATTGCAAAAGCTATTAAAAAGGTTGAAATTAGTAATTTTGCAATTGAACAGCTGTATGTGATGGACTGTTTAATGGAGCCATATACGTTATACGAAGGTGTTTATGAAATAGGCAGAGTATATATTTATGAATTTAACTTAAATAACAATTCTTTAAAAAAAGAAAAAGTGTATAGTTTCAAGTATGAAATTAACAATAATATGAGTTTGGAAGAATCAATATCAACTTTAAAAAATAAAATAATAAAATCTCATCAAAAACGAGTAGGTTCAATTAATGGAATAATGTTGTCAGGTGGTATAGATTCTAATGTTATGTGTTATGCCTTAAAAAATTGCACAACCAGTTCGCTGGAATCATTTAATGTATCAGTGAAAAACCAAAAAAATAGTGAAGCTCCATATGCGAAAAAAGTGGCAGATTATTTTGGATTAAAGCATAGGGAAGTGTTAATAGATCCATCTGATATTAATGAAAAAATATTGGAAGATATAATAAACCTGAATTTTCCTTACTGGGGTGTGATGTATATAGGAAGTATTTTCAAATCATTAAAGCTAAATGGATACAATATATTTACAGGTCAGGACACAAGGCTGCACACTCCATACGTTAATATTTTAGATGATATGATATTTAGAAATAAAATTAGTTCTAAAGTACTTCCTTTTTTAGGTAAAAAGCTTGCAGCTTTAAAGTTCAATAAAAAAATTACAAGAGCTCTGGAGAGATGTAAGGATGCTGAACATATGGAGAAATATTTGATTAAATATTTTTTACATTGTTCAATAGATAACAATAATGTAAACAGCATGTTAAAACAAGAGATAAAAGAGAATATAGAATATGAAAAGTTAAGCTATCAAGAGTTATTTAATGAAATTACATGGTTAAGATGGGGTCAGCAGTACACAGATGACATTAAATATATGGATAGTCTATGCAATCACTACTATAATACATGCCAATTTCCCTTTTATGATATTAAGTTGGCAGAAGTCAGTGCTTCCATACCATTTAAATATTCCAACAAGAGATATATTGGCAAATCAGGGTTCGGAAATGGATTTACAATAAATAATAAATATTTACTGATGAGAATGTTAAAAGATGAAAATGTACCTATTAATTTAGCAGGAAGAAAAAAAGCAGTTTCCAGTACAATTCATTTATATTTTAACGATCAATTTGGAAAGATAGTAAAAGGTAGGTTAAATGATAGCACACTATTAAATAATTCGACAATCATCAATTTAGGACTAGATAAATTAATAAATCAATTTTGTAGTGAAAATAGGATTTATGGTGATATGGATTATAGCTATTTGATAAAAATATATAATGTATTTGTTTTAGATGTTTTGAAAAGTTATATAGAATAG